The Amycolatopsis coloradensis sequence GGCCAAGGGCAACGGCGCGAAGATCATGGCGGTCAACCCGCTGCCCGAAGCCGGGCTGATGCGGTTCAAGAACCCGCAGAACGTTCGCGGCGTGGTCGGCAAGGGCACCCCGCTCGCCGACGAGTTCGCGCAGATCCGGCTCGGCGGCGACCTCGCGCTGTTCCAGGCGATCGGTCATCTGCTGCTGAAGTGGGAAGCGGAGACTCCCGGCACGATCGTCGACCGCGCGTTCGTCGAGTCGTCCACCGAGGGCTTCGAGGACTACGCGAAGCATCTGCGGGAGGTCGACTGGACCGAGGTCGGCGCCGCGACCGGGCTGCCGCGGGAGCAGATCGAGCGGCTGGCGCGGATGATCGCGACGTCGAAGCGGACCATCTACTGCTGGGCGATGGGCCTGACCCAGCACAAGCACGCGGTGCAGACGATCTCCGAGATCGCGAACCTGGCGCTGGTGCGCGGCATGATCGGCGAACCGGGCGCGGGCCTGTGCCCGGTTCGCGGGCACTCCAACGTGCAGGGCGACCGGACGATGGGTATCTGGGAGAAGATGCCGGAGTCCTTTATGGACAGTCTCGACGCCGAGTTCGGCATCAAGGTGCCGCGGGAGCACGGCCACGACACCGTCGCCGCGATCCGCGCGATGCGGGACGGCAAGGGCAAGGTCTTCTTCGCCGTCGGCGGCAACTTCGCGTCCGCCACCCCGGACACGGAGCTGACCGAGAAGGCGCTCAAGTCGTGCTCCCTGACCGCGCACGTGTCGACGAAGCTCAATCGCTCGCATGTCGTCCCGGGCAAGACCGCGTTGATCTTGCCCACCCTCGGCCGCACGGAACGCGACGTCCAGGCCGGCGGCGAGCAGTTCGTCACCGTCGAGGACTCGATGTCGCAGGTGCACACCTCACGCGGCAGGCTGGCCCCGGCCAGTGAGTACCTGCTCTCCGAAGTCGCGATCATCTGTCATCTCGCGGAAGCCCTGCTCGGTGCCGGGCACGCGGTGCCGTGGCGAGACTTCCACGCCGACTACGACCTCATCCGCGACCGGATCGCCCGCGTCGTCCCCGGCTGCCATGACTACAACGCCCGGGTGCGCGAGCCCGACGGGTTCGTCCTCCCGCACGCGCCGCGCGATTCCCGGCAGTTCAACGGAACCGCGAACGGCAAGGCGAACTTCACCGTCTCCGAACTCGAATACCCCGAGGTGCCCGAAGGCAGGCTGCTGCTGCAGACGATGCGCAGCCACGACCAGTACAACACCACCATCTACGGCCTTTCCGACCGTTACCGCGGCATCGAGGACGCGCGGCGCGTGGTGCTCGTGAACCCCGAGGACCTGGTCTCGCTCGGGCTCGCCGACGGCGCGATGGTCGACCTGGTCTCGGAATGGCGGGACGGCGACCGCCGGGCCCCGCGGTTCCG is a genomic window containing:
- a CDS encoding FdhF/YdeP family oxidoreductase; this encodes MTREAPANDVDETQLEVGKPKSWAAGIPGVAVSLMRGMEQMGAARTVKTLRLLNQRDGFDCPGCAWPEPREVDGEHRKLAEFCENGAKAVAEEATKRRVGREFFAAHSIQELAGKTDYWLGQQGRITEPFVLREGATHYEPISWDDAFTLVADELRALQDPNEAIFYTSGRTSNEAAFLYQLLVRSYGTNNLPDCSNMCHESSGAALAATTGIGKGSVSLADIHKADLIVVVGQNPGTNHPRMLSALEEAKGNGAKIMAVNPLPEAGLMRFKNPQNVRGVVGKGTPLADEFAQIRLGGDLALFQAIGHLLLKWEAETPGTIVDRAFVESSTEGFEDYAKHLREVDWTEVGAATGLPREQIERLARMIATSKRTIYCWAMGLTQHKHAVQTISEIANLALVRGMIGEPGAGLCPVRGHSNVQGDRTMGIWEKMPESFMDSLDAEFGIKVPREHGHDTVAAIRAMRDGKGKVFFAVGGNFASATPDTELTEKALKSCSLTAHVSTKLNRSHVVPGKTALILPTLGRTERDVQAGGEQFVTVEDSMSQVHTSRGRLAPASEYLLSEVAIICHLAEALLGAGHAVPWRDFHADYDLIRDRIARVVPGCHDYNARVREPDGFVLPHAPRDSRQFNGTANGKANFTVSELEYPEVPEGRLLLQTMRSHDQYNTTIYGLSDRYRGIEDARRVVLVNPEDLVSLGLADGAMVDLVSEWRDGDRRAPRFRVVSYPTAKGCAAAYFPEANALVPLDSVADKSNTPVSKAIVVRLEPVA